The DNA region AAAAACAGATAAGATAAAAACAAGTCGCTCCGCCGCGTTTCATTACGCGGCGGAGCGACTTTATTATGCTTTCACCCAGTTATTATTTTCCCGTCCACGCCTGTCAAACCAGAAAAGGACAATTACGCTTTTATTACCCTGGCAGAACGGATAAATCTATGATATAAAGAAAAAGCGCATTTTTTTAAACTGCGCCTCCGCTCAAAAAGAGATACTGCAAATTACAGCGGTCCCAAAGGACCGCCGTGAAACAAATAGAAAGGAAAGAATAATACCGCTATGACAGGCCTAAAAAACATACTCTGTTCAGTAATGCTGCTCATCTTTATTTCTTCTCCCGCCGCGGCCGCGGAGATCACCCTGCGCTTCGCGGGACAGTTTCCCGAGGAGCACAGCGCCACCAAGCTGATGCGCGAGATCGCCGACGGCGTACAGTCAAGGACCGGCGGGCGCGTAAGCATAGAGGTCTACCCCGCGAACGTGCTCGGGGACTACACGATCATCTACGAGGACCTTATGCGCGGAGCTCTCGACATGGCGCTGATATCCATCCCGAGCCAGTTCGACCCGCGCCTCGAACTCGTCTACCTCAACCCCTTCATCAACTATAACGCGGTCAAAAAGGCCTTCCGCCTTGACAGCTGGCTCTCTCAGAAGATGGAGGAGTACAACACGCGCCTCGGAGTGAAACTGCTGGGCTTCAACATCGAGGGGCTAACAGGCATTGCCTCTGTCAAACCGATAAACGACCCGCTGGACCCCGAGTCCAACAAGGGTGTTCTCGTGCGCGTCCCCCTTATGCACATATATAAGGCGGCGATCGAGGCCCAGGGATACCGGACTGTCTCGGTACAGTACGCCGACGCCGCCTGCGCGCTGGACGAGGGGCGGTGCGACGCCGTATCCTCAATATCCGCGGACGCGGCCTTCACCAACCTCAAAGGTACCATGAAATATTGGTACCAGCTCAACTACTCGCAGGCGGTGGAATCCTACCTCATGAGCGCCAAGACCTGGGACAGGCTCAGCGAGGAGGATATCGCGATAATCTACGGCGAGGTGGGGCGCGCCTCGGCGAAATCCATCGCTCAGGCGAAACATAACGACAGGAGAAATCACGAGCTGATGCGGCAAAACGGCATAGAGGTCTTTACCTACAGCGACGCCGAGCTGCTGCCTCTGCGCCAGGCGATAGTGGAAAACTGGAAGAACCTTGAGCCAGTAATGGGGCGCCAGCTTATGAACGACGCCCGGAAACATTTTCTGATAAACGTAAAAAATTAGTCCGCCGTGTACGGCAAAAGAGGGGCCTCCCACAACGGGAAGGCCCCTCCTGCTTATTCTGCACCCTAGCCGCAGCTGTGGCGCTGGTTTACGAAGACGACGCCTGACTCGTTTATCTCGGCCTTCGTCTCCCTGCCGCCGCAGACCGCCACAGTAAGATCCAGCAGCTCTCCGCTAAGCTCGCCGACGCTTTTTTCGCCGCTGATACTCGCCGAGGTATCAAAATCTATCATGTCGTTATGTTTTTCAAAGGTCGCCCGGTTGCCGGTGATCTTTATCACCGGCGCGATGGGGCTGCCGACTGGGTTACCCATCCCTGTGGTGAAGGCCACCACCTGCGCGCCGCCCGCGATCTTCGCGGTGATCGAACCGCAGTCGTAGGCCGTCGTGTCCATGTAATAGAGCCCGCGCCCCCTTATGTACTCGCCGGAGGCGAGCACGCCCTCGAACGGACGTGTTCCGCTCTTATGTATGCAGCCAAGGGACTTCTCCGAGAGCGTCGTGAGGCCGGCGGCGATGTTGCCCGGAGTCGGGTTCGTCAGCCGTATGTCGGCGCCGGTCTGTTCCTTTATATCGCGGTCCCATTTTCTGACCATCTCGCGGAGGCGGCGTCCGACCTCTGGCGTGCGGCCTCGCGCGAGCAGGATATTTTCCGCGCCGATCGCCTCCGAGGTCTCGCTGAGCACCACCGTAGCCCCCATATCAACAAGACGGTCGGAAAGGTCTCCCAGCACGACGTTGGCCGATATCCCCGAGGTAGGGTCCGAACCGCCGCACTCAAGAGCGAGAATCAGCTCCGAAATATCGATCTCTTCGCGCTCCAGCCGCCGCGCCTCCTCGACAAGCCGTCCGGCGATCTTCACACCCTCCGCGACCGCGCCGCCGACGCCGCCCTCCTCATGGATGGAGATGTAATGCAGAGGCTTGCGGCTCTTCGCCAGGACCGCCTCCATATAGAGCCCGCGCTGCGTCGCCTCGCAGCCGAGGCCGACGATGAGCGCGCCGTAGACATTGCCGTTGGCGAGAAGGCCGGAGAGCACCTCCAGCGTGTGTTCGGTATCCGAGGGCGACTGCCCGCAGCCGTTATGATTATATAAAAAGGTCGTCCCGGGGACGGCGCTGACGATCTTCTGCGCCGCCGACGAGGAACAGAGCACTCCCGGCATAACGACGACGAGGTTGCGCACCCCCGCGCGGCCCTCCGGCCGCCGGTATCCGAGGAACTTCATCATCAGCCCTCCTCCCCCATGTCCGTCAGGTTGTGGCTGTGGACATGGGCCCCCGCGGGAATATCCCGCGTCGCGTGTCCGATACGCTCTCCATACTTGAGGACCGGCTCTCCAGCGCGTATGGGCAGCAGCGCTATCTTATGGTAAATCGGGATGTCGTCCGCCGCGGTGATCTCCATCATATCGCCGCCGTTCATATAGGCAAGCACTTCGCCCCGCCTGACGGGGCGGTTGACGATCGTGACGGAGTCGCGGATGGAGACCAGGATCGCGTCGATCTTTTTCTGCGCCAAAATATCCGACCTCAGTCCTTCAAAAGTTTTATCTCGGCGACGGCGGCGGCCAGCTGGCCCTTCCTCATCACATCGCCGCCCTGGAAACGCCGGAGGACGCCCTCATATCTATTCGCGTCATCCCCAAACAGCTCGCTGATCCACTGTCCGAAATCGTCAAGCGTCACCACCGCCTCGTATTCGCGCGGGGGAAATTCCATCCGCCCGAAGGCGCGGCGAAAGGCGTCGCGCACCTCGAGCCAGTGCATCTCCTGATCCACGCCGTATATCGTCTCGGAGGCCGGGTCCATGTAATCATAGATCACCGAGAGCT from Cloacibacillus sp. includes:
- the dctP gene encoding TRAP transporter substrate-binding protein DctP, whose product is MTGLKNILCSVMLLIFISSPAAAAEITLRFAGQFPEEHSATKLMREIADGVQSRTGGRVSIEVYPANVLGDYTIIYEDLMRGALDMALISIPSQFDPRLELVYLNPFINYNAVKKAFRLDSWLSQKMEEYNTRLGVKLLGFNIEGLTGIASVKPINDPLDPESNKGVLVRVPLMHIYKAAIEAQGYRTVSVQYADAACALDEGRCDAVSSISADAAFTNLKGTMKYWYQLNYSQAVESYLMSAKTWDRLSEEDIAIIYGEVGRASAKSIAQAKHNDRRNHELMRQNGIEVFTYSDAELLPLRQAIVENWKNLEPVMGRQLMNDARKHFLINVKN
- a CDS encoding UxaA family hydrolase, whose amino-acid sequence is MMKFLGYRRPEGRAGVRNLVVVMPGVLCSSSAAQKIVSAVPGTTFLYNHNGCGQSPSDTEHTLEVLSGLLANGNVYGALIVGLGCEATQRGLYMEAVLAKSRKPLHYISIHEEGGVGGAVAEGVKIAGRLVEEARRLEREEIDISELILALECGGSDPTSGISANVVLGDLSDRLVDMGATVVLSETSEAIGAENILLARGRTPEVGRRLREMVRKWDRDIKEQTGADIRLTNPTPGNIAAGLTTLSEKSLGCIHKSGTRPFEGVLASGEYIRGRGLYYMDTTAYDCGSITAKIAGGAQVVAFTTGMGNPVGSPIAPVIKITGNRATFEKHNDMIDFDTSASISGEKSVGELSGELLDLTVAVCGGRETKAEINESGVVFVNQRHSCG
- a CDS encoding UxaA family hydrolase, producing MAQKKIDAILVSIRDSVTIVNRPVRRGEVLAYMNGGDMMEITAADDIPIYHKIALLPIRAGEPVLKYGERIGHATRDIPAGAHVHSHNLTDMGEEG